A part of Tardiphaga sp. vice304 genomic DNA contains:
- a CDS encoding AprI/Inh family metalloprotease inhibitor — MRLLLQALGTVLAIVGALPASAQDSAALKKTMVGQWELSTTERSKTCVVTLKADGSPQGLKLELEPTCPKALPFTKDIATWSIRGLDIVRLQDGTGQSVIDFTEVESGIYEGLRSGEGVYILQNLAAARSLAKSMDQMIGDWSMMRGNGRNICGLTLTNTETTSDNFAVFLKPRCDPLVAGFNPVQWRLERGALILMSASGETWSFEADDNAQWRRMPDSADPLILVRNN; from the coding sequence ATGCGCCTGCTGCTGCAGGCACTGGGGACCGTGCTGGCGATCGTGGGTGCGCTGCCGGCGTCGGCGCAGGATTCGGCAGCCTTGAAGAAAACCATGGTCGGGCAGTGGGAGCTGTCCACCACCGAGCGCAGCAAGACCTGCGTCGTGACGCTGAAGGCCGACGGCTCGCCGCAGGGACTGAAGCTCGAACTCGAGCCGACGTGCCCGAAGGCGCTGCCTTTTACGAAAGACATCGCGACGTGGTCGATCCGCGGTCTCGATATCGTCCGGCTGCAGGACGGCACCGGGCAGTCGGTGATCGACTTTACCGAAGTCGAGAGCGGAATCTACGAGGGCCTGCGCAGCGGCGAGGGCGTCTACATCCTGCAAAATCTGGCAGCGGCACGCTCGCTGGCGAAATCGATGGACCAGATGATCGGCGACTGGTCGATGATGCGCGGCAATGGCCGCAACATCTGCGGGCTGACGCTGACCAACACCGAAACGACATCGGACAATTTTGCGGTGTTCCTGAAGCCGCGCTGCGATCCTCTGGTGGCGGGCTTCAATCCGGTGCAGTGGCGGCTGGAGCGCGGCGCGCTGATACTGATGTCGGCTTCCGGCGAGACCTGGAGTTTTGAGGCCGACGACAACGCGCAGTGGCGACGGATGCCGGACAGCGCCGATCCGCTGATCCTGGTCAGGAATAATTGA
- a CDS encoding 2-hydroxyacid dehydrogenase: MASATSSDKIDLLIYGPSKPLIERGFTDQYELHKFETLADLERLSAEAAGRIRGIAVTGLVPTNAPVLSRFPKLEIVSSFGVGYDHIDAKYAAERNIIVTNTPDVLTEEVADTALGLFIATAREFIKADKYVRSGLWATQPYPLSVGSLRDRKVGMVGMGRIGQAIARRLEASLVPVVYHSRNPAAGVTQQHYPNLIEMAKAVDTLIVITPGGASTANMINADVMNALGPRGIIINVARGSVIDEPALIAALKSGTILAAGLDVFAQEPKVPDELRAMSNVVLLPHIGSASVVTRNAMDQLVVDNLKVWFNGKAPMTPIPETPVRGR, translated from the coding sequence ATGGCCTCGGCAACTTCATCGGACAAGATCGACCTTCTGATCTACGGGCCGAGCAAGCCGCTGATCGAGCGCGGCTTCACCGATCAGTACGAATTGCATAAGTTCGAGACGCTGGCCGATCTCGAGCGACTCTCCGCTGAGGCCGCCGGGCGCATTCGCGGCATCGCAGTGACCGGCCTGGTGCCGACCAACGCGCCGGTGCTGTCGCGCTTTCCGAAGCTCGAAATCGTGTCCTCGTTCGGCGTCGGCTACGATCATATCGACGCCAAATACGCGGCCGAGCGCAACATCATCGTCACCAACACGCCGGACGTGCTGACCGAGGAAGTCGCCGACACCGCGCTCGGCCTGTTCATCGCCACCGCGCGCGAATTCATCAAGGCGGATAAATATGTCCGCTCCGGCCTGTGGGCGACGCAGCCCTATCCGCTGAGCGTCGGCTCGCTGCGCGACCGCAAGGTCGGCATGGTCGGCATGGGCCGGATCGGCCAGGCGATAGCGCGACGGCTCGAGGCCTCGCTTGTTCCGGTGGTGTATCACTCGCGCAACCCGGCCGCCGGCGTCACGCAGCAGCATTACCCGAACCTGATCGAGATGGCGAAGGCGGTCGACACGCTGATCGTGATCACGCCGGGGGGAGCCTCCACCGCCAACATGATCAATGCCGACGTGATGAACGCGCTCGGACCGCGCGGCATCATCATCAACGTCGCGCGCGGCTCGGTGATCGACGAGCCGGCGCTGATTGCGGCGCTGAAGTCCGGCACCATTCTCGCCGCCGGCCTCGACGTGTTCGCGCAGGAGCCGAAGGTGCCGGACGAACTGCGCGCCATGTCGAATGTCGTGCTGCTGCCGCATATCGGCTCGGCCTCGGTGGTGACGCGCAATGCGATGGACCAGCTCGTCGTCGATAATCTGAAAGTCTGGTTCAACGGCAAGGCGCCGATGACGCCGATCCCGGAAACCCCGGTGAGGGGCCGCTGA
- a CDS encoding ABC transporter permease, with amino-acid sequence MLLPLIVFAVGLSAWEAIVRLGEIPPYLLPGPLLILQTMISDWTVLSESLGVTLLTALEGFVAAAIGGIALALLFNRSRWLEYSLLPYAVILQVTPVIAIAPLMLIYLPQQTAVVVCAWIVAFFPVLANTTLGLNSVDRNLAGLFQLYGATRRQMLLYLKLPAALPEILGGLRIAGGLSLIGAVAAEIAAGSAGAGSGIAYRISESSYRLNIPRMFAALLLLSAAGVVIYMVLALLSHGVLRRWHDSALRKDN; translated from the coding sequence ATGCTGCTGCCGCTGATCGTGTTCGCCGTCGGGCTGTCCGCATGGGAGGCCATTGTCCGGCTTGGCGAAATCCCGCCCTATCTGCTGCCGGGCCCGTTGCTGATCCTGCAGACGATGATCTCCGACTGGACGGTGCTGTCGGAATCGCTCGGCGTCACGCTGCTCACGGCGCTGGAAGGCTTCGTCGCCGCAGCTATCGGCGGCATCGCGCTGGCGCTGCTGTTCAACCGCTCGCGGTGGCTGGAATATTCGCTGCTGCCCTATGCGGTGATCCTGCAGGTGACGCCGGTGATCGCGATCGCGCCATTGATGCTGATCTATCTGCCGCAGCAGACCGCCGTGGTTGTGTGCGCCTGGATCGTGGCGTTCTTCCCGGTGCTCGCCAATACCACGCTCGGGCTGAATTCCGTGGACCGGAATCTGGCGGGCCTGTTTCAGCTCTACGGCGCCACGCGACGGCAGATGCTGCTCTATCTCAAGCTGCCGGCGGCGCTGCCGGAAATCCTCGGCGGGCTGCGTATTGCCGGCGGGCTGTCGCTGATCGGCGCGGTGGCGGCGGAAATCGCCGCGGGCTCGGCCGGCGCCGGCTCCGGGATCGCCTATCGCATCTCCGAGAGCAGCTACCGGCTCAACATTCCCCGGATGTTCGCCGCCTTGCTGTTGCTCTCGGCCGCCGGGGTTGTCATCTATATGGTACTCGCGCTGCTGTCCCATGGGGTGTTGCGGCGCTGGCATGATAGTGCACTGCGAAAGGACAATTGA
- a CDS encoding ABC transporter ATP-binding protein → MAVSAMPATSDAAIALRGVTKVYDNGTVALGPLDLTVRHGEFVSLLGASGCGKSTALRIIAGLTQASSGVVDVATRSGHTIGFVFQEPTLMPWCNVRDNVRLPLKLAHVANRESDARVMEALAQVGLADFASSYPRELSGGMKMRVSLARALVTDPDILLMDEPFAALDEITRFKLNNDLLELWRRLRKTVVFVTHSVFESVYLSQRVVVMTPRPGRISADCRIDSTEPRSDAFRTSVAYAEHCRDVSQALMQASA, encoded by the coding sequence ATGGCGGTATCCGCGATGCCGGCCACGAGCGACGCCGCGATCGCGCTGCGCGGCGTCACCAAGGTCTATGACAACGGCACGGTGGCCCTAGGCCCGCTCGACCTCACGGTGCGGCACGGCGAATTCGTCTCGCTGCTTGGCGCGTCGGGCTGCGGGAAGTCGACGGCGCTCCGCATCATCGCCGGGCTTACCCAGGCCAGCAGTGGCGTGGTCGATGTCGCCACGCGCTCCGGCCATACGATCGGCTTCGTGTTTCAGGAGCCGACCTTGATGCCGTGGTGCAACGTGCGCGACAATGTGCGGCTGCCGCTGAAGCTGGCGCATGTCGCAAATCGTGAGTCGGACGCGCGCGTCATGGAAGCGCTGGCGCAGGTCGGGCTTGCGGACTTCGCCAGCTCCTACCCGCGCGAACTGTCCGGCGGCATGAAGATGCGGGTGTCGCTGGCGCGGGCGCTGGTCACCGATCCAGATATTCTCTTGATGGACGAGCCGTTCGCCGCGCTCGACGAGATCACCCGCTTCAAGCTCAATAATGATCTGCTCGAGCTGTGGCGTCGCTTGCGCAAGACCGTCGTGTTCGTCACCCATTCGGTGTTCGAATCGGTGTATCTCTCGCAGCGCGTGGTGGTGATGACGCCGCGGCCCGGCCGCATCAGCGCAGACTGCCGGATCGATTCGACCGAGCCGCGCAGCGACGCGTTCCGCACCTCGGTCGCCTATGCCGAACATTGCCGCGACGTCTCGCAGGCGCTGATGCAGGCGAGCGCATGA
- a CDS encoding ABC transporter substrate-binding protein: MSPLCLLRSLILGVAMTASVLAPARAQATLDKVSFGTNWVAEAEHGGFFQAVADGTYKKYGLDVTIVPGGPNVNNRILLISGKLDFFMSANTLQGFDAVANNVPVVAVAAVFQKDPQVFLAHPNPKVKTLQDLKPMTILISKEGVAGYFQWMKKEYGFSESKVKPYTYNAQPFIVDKNSAMQGYVTSEPFVVEKQAGFKPIVMLLADYGFDGYSTLIEARRDTVDKKPDLVQRFVDASMIGWYNYLYGDNKAANEVIKKLNPEMTDELLAYSTAKMKEYGIVDSGDTLKDGIGAMTEARVASFFGKMSSAGVVKPDIDFRRAYTLQFVNKGVGVDLRPKK, encoded by the coding sequence ATGAGCCCGCTTTGCCTGTTGCGATCGTTAATCCTGGGCGTTGCCATGACCGCGTCGGTGCTGGCGCCGGCCCGTGCGCAAGCTACGCTGGACAAGGTCAGTTTCGGCACCAACTGGGTCGCCGAGGCCGAGCATGGCGGATTCTTCCAGGCCGTCGCCGACGGAACCTACAAGAAATACGGCCTCGACGTCACCATCGTGCCGGGCGGGCCGAATGTGAACAACCGCATCCTGCTGATCTCCGGCAAGCTCGATTTCTTCATGAGCGCCAACACGCTGCAGGGCTTCGACGCGGTGGCCAACAATGTGCCGGTGGTCGCGGTCGCCGCGGTGTTCCAGAAGGACCCGCAGGTGTTTCTGGCGCATCCCAATCCCAAGGTGAAGACGCTCCAAGACCTCAAGCCGATGACCATCCTGATCTCCAAGGAGGGCGTCGCCGGCTACTTCCAGTGGATGAAGAAGGAATACGGCTTCAGCGAAAGCAAGGTGAAGCCCTACACCTACAATGCGCAGCCGTTCATCGTCGACAAGAACAGCGCGATGCAGGGCTACGTGACCTCGGAGCCGTTCGTGGTCGAGAAGCAGGCCGGCTTCAAGCCGATCGTGATGCTGCTCGCCGATTACGGCTTCGACGGCTATTCGACGCTGATCGAGGCGCGCCGCGACACGGTCGACAAGAAGCCTGACCTCGTGCAGCGCTTCGTCGATGCCTCGATGATCGGCTGGTACAACTACCTCTACGGCGACAACAAGGCCGCCAACGAGGTGATCAAGAAGCTCAACCCGGAAATGACCGACGAGTTGCTGGCCTATTCCACCGCCAAGATGAAGGAATACGGCATCGTCGATTCCGGCGACACGCTGAAGGACGGCATCGGCGCGATGACCGAGGCGCGTGTTGCCTCGTTCTTCGGCAAGATGTCGAGCGCCGGCGTGGTCAAGCCGGATATCGATTTCCGTCGCGCCTATACGCTGCAATTCGTCAACAAGGGCGTCGGCGTCGATCTCCGGCCGAAGAAGTAG
- a CDS encoding creatininase family protein — MTSALPPRDWTAIHWPDIARGEPADWIAVLPLAATEQHGPHLPIGTDILIAEAYLAEVRRQLADEVPATFLPLQPVGLSTEHLSFPGTLTLPTDVALQNWMAIGESVSRAGIEKLVMVTSHGGNSAAMTLVAQDLRAEYGMLVVATSWARFGAPDGLFTADELKHGIHGGAVETSIMQARYPQLVREKEIANFASSAIAMEQDYRWLSASRPAPFAWQAEDLNRSGAIGNATQASAEKGEALLAHGAKAFCELLEDVARFDVAALSHGPKSG; from the coding sequence ATGACTTCTGCGCTGCCTCCCCGTGACTGGACCGCCATTCACTGGCCCGACATCGCCCGCGGCGAACCCGCCGACTGGATCGCCGTGCTGCCGCTGGCGGCGACCGAGCAGCACGGCCCGCATCTGCCCATCGGCACCGACATCCTGATCGCCGAAGCCTATCTGGCAGAGGTCCGCAGGCAGCTGGCCGACGAGGTGCCCGCCACCTTCCTGCCGCTGCAACCGGTCGGCCTCTCGACCGAGCATCTTTCCTTCCCCGGCACGCTGACGCTGCCGACCGACGTCGCGCTGCAGAACTGGATGGCGATCGGCGAAAGCGTGTCGCGCGCCGGCATCGAGAAACTGGTGATGGTCACCAGCCATGGCGGCAACTCGGCGGCGATGACGCTGGTGGCGCAGGATCTGCGCGCCGAATACGGCATGCTGGTCGTCGCGACCTCGTGGGCCCGGTTTGGTGCGCCGGACGGGCTGTTCACGGCCGATGAATTGAAACATGGCATTCATGGCGGCGCGGTCGAGACCTCTATCATGCAGGCGCGCTATCCGCAGCTGGTGCGCGAGAAGGAGATCGCGAACTTCGCGTCGTCGGCGATCGCCATGGAGCAAGACTACCGCTGGCTGTCGGCCTCGCGCCCGGCGCCGTTCGCCTGGCAGGCCGAAGACCTCAACCGCTCCGGCGCGATTGGCAACGCCACGCAGGCATCAGCCGAAAAGGGCGAGGCGCTGCTCGCGCACGGCGCGAAGGCGTTCTGCGAGTTGCTGGAAGACGTCGCGCGATTCGACGTGGCCGCGCTCAGCCATGGACCGAAGAGCGGCTAG
- a CDS encoding carbohydrate porin: protein MKRVLAGLALGALLDGSAVAADLRVKAPRTTPAYDWSGFYLGGHFGTGGGSFGPGTNTLPAQGVIFPPTVTGLIGGYQAGVNWQLDNRVVLGAELDATFTSPLDIARQTTAPFDTTFDYFATARGRVGYAFGSFLPYVTGGLAWGRTRLDVNDADGSAIASATRTSLGWTAGAGVEVAVGGPWTAKVEYSYLDLARQRYGLADNGLPDVTVQPGIHTLKAGLNYRLGDVPWLPASPVARAALPESANWNIHGQTTFIASAYPSIRSPYASAYSLPGGGQGRETFTTTAFLGFRLWQGGEFYLNPELAQGFGFNGTLGIAGFPNGEAQKAGGTFPKIRPQRYYFRQTFGLGGEQEDVPDAANQLAGRRDVDRITLTVGRFAVGDFFDGNAYAKDPRADFMNWAMWSSAAFDMPADLPGFTRGAVVELNRKDWAVRAAVLQVPSAPNSDILTFNSGGVVAEFEERHQIFNQPGKLRLGAFANRGNTGSYRGALAIAAADPALDITDVIASIRGVNLKYGFYVNAEQQIATDFGMFGRYSWNDGQNEILSFTDIDRSLSAGLSLKGSYWGRVSDTIGLGGAINGLSGAHRDFLAAGGRGLLIGDGRLNYGTERILETYYAYAINRSFTLTADYQLIANPAYNRDRGPVSVFSGRLHGEF, encoded by the coding sequence ATGAAGCGCGTGCTGGCCGGCCTGGCCCTGGGCGCGCTGCTGGACGGCTCCGCCGTCGCGGCCGATCTGCGCGTGAAGGCGCCGCGCACGACGCCGGCCTATGACTGGAGCGGGTTCTATCTTGGTGGCCATTTCGGCACGGGCGGCGGCAGCTTCGGCCCCGGCACCAACACGCTGCCCGCGCAGGGCGTGATCTTTCCGCCGACGGTGACCGGGCTGATCGGCGGCTACCAGGCGGGCGTCAACTGGCAGTTGGACAACCGCGTGGTGCTCGGCGCTGAACTCGATGCCACCTTCACCAGCCCGCTCGATATCGCACGACAGACGACGGCACCATTCGACACCACCTTCGATTATTTCGCCACGGCGCGCGGTCGCGTCGGCTACGCCTTTGGCAGCTTCCTGCCCTATGTCACCGGCGGCCTTGCCTGGGGACGCACCCGGCTCGACGTCAACGATGCCGATGGCAGCGCCATCGCTAGCGCCACGCGGACCAGCCTCGGCTGGACCGCCGGCGCCGGCGTCGAAGTCGCCGTGGGCGGCCCGTGGACCGCCAAGGTGGAATATTCCTATCTCGATCTGGCGCGGCAACGCTACGGCCTCGCCGACAACGGCCTGCCGGACGTCACCGTGCAGCCCGGCATCCATACGCTGAAAGCGGGCCTCAATTACCGGTTGGGCGATGTGCCGTGGCTGCCGGCCTCGCCGGTTGCGCGGGCGGCGCTGCCGGAATCCGCCAACTGGAACATCCACGGCCAGACCACCTTCATCGCCTCGGCCTATCCGTCGATCCGCTCGCCCTATGCCAGCGCCTACAGCCTGCCGGGCGGGGGCCAGGGCCGCGAGACCTTCACCACCACGGCTTTCCTCGGCTTCCGGCTGTGGCAGGGCGGCGAGTTCTATCTCAATCCCGAGCTTGCCCAAGGCTTCGGCTTCAACGGCACGCTCGGCATCGCCGGCTTCCCGAATGGCGAGGCGCAGAAGGCCGGCGGCACCTTCCCGAAGATCCGTCCGCAGCGTTATTACTTCCGCCAGACATTCGGCCTCGGCGGCGAGCAGGAGGACGTGCCCGACGCCGCCAACCAGCTCGCCGGCCGGCGCGACGTCGATCGCATCACGCTTACGGTCGGGCGCTTTGCGGTCGGCGATTTCTTCGACGGCAACGCCTATGCGAAAGATCCGCGCGCCGATTTCATGAACTGGGCGATGTGGTCGTCGGCGGCGTTCGACATGCCGGCCGACCTGCCGGGCTTCACCCGCGGCGCGGTCGTCGAGCTGAACCGCAAGGACTGGGCGGTGCGCGCCGCCGTGCTGCAGGTGCCGTCGGCGCCGAACAGCGACATTCTCACCTTCAATTCGGGCGGCGTGGTCGCCGAATTCGAGGAGCGTCACCAGATCTTCAACCAGCCCGGCAAACTGCGCCTCGGCGCCTTCGCCAATCGCGGCAACACCGGCAGCTACCGCGGCGCGCTGGCGATCGCGGCGGCCGATCCGGCGCTCGATATCACCGACGTCATCGCCAGTATCCGCGGCGTCAATCTGAAATACGGTTTCTACGTCAACGCCGAACAGCAGATCGCCACCGATTTCGGCATGTTCGGCCGCTATAGCTGGAACGACGGCCAGAACGAGATCCTGTCCTTCACCGACATCGACCGCAGCCTGTCGGCCGGCCTCTCGCTCAAGGGTAGTTACTGGGGTCGCGTCAGCGACACGATCGGCCTCGGAGGCGCCATCAACGGCCTCTCGGGCGCGCATCGCGATTTCCTTGCCGCCGGCGGCCGTGGCCTGCTGATCGGCGACGGCAGGCTGAACTACGGCACCGAACGGATTCTCGAGACGTATTATGCCTATGCGATCAACCGGAGCTTTACGTTGACCGCGGATTACCAGTTGATCGCCAACCCCGCCTATAACCGCGACCGCGGCCCGGTGTCGGTGTTTTCCGGGCGATTGCACGGGGAGTTTTAA
- a CDS encoding FMN-binding glutamate synthase family protein, giving the protein METFLLPFTPRFIVLTICCVATLLLLGIAVTDHRLINVVVIPVLVFGGLSVLGLHDLLQKDHAVLRNYPISAHLRFLLEEIRPEMRQYFFESEKDGMPFSRDTRALVYQRAKMVLDKRPFGTQRDVYEEGYEWMHHSMAPKPHAEEHFRVTIGGPDCARPYSASVFNISAMSFGALSPNAVRALNAGAKKGNFAHDTGEGGLSPYHQEMGGDLIWEIGSGYFGCRNQDGTFNPQQFAARAADPQVKMVELKISQGAKPGHGGVLPAAKVSEEISRIRGVSMGEDCVSPSYHKAFSTPIQMMEFIGEMRRLSGGKPAGFKLCIGHPWEFLAICKAMLQTGIYPDFIVVDGKEGGTGAAPLEFMDHLGMPMREGVNFVHNALVGIGARDRIKIGASGKIATAFDIARAMALGADWCNSARGFMFSLGCIQSLSCHTDRCPTGVTTQDPVRSRALVVPLKTDRVANYHQATLHALAELIAAAGLEHPQDIQPVHFSHRASGTDVMSFTRLYPPLRPRELLDGTSDARFREAWGMARADSFAAAVG; this is encoded by the coding sequence ATGGAAACGTTTTTGCTGCCCTTCACGCCGCGCTTCATCGTGCTGACCATTTGCTGTGTCGCGACCCTGCTGCTGCTCGGTATTGCAGTAACGGATCATCGCCTCATCAACGTAGTGGTGATACCTGTCCTGGTGTTCGGCGGGCTGAGCGTGCTCGGGCTGCACGATCTCTTGCAAAAAGACCATGCGGTGCTGCGCAACTATCCGATCTCGGCGCATCTGCGCTTCCTGCTGGAAGAGATCCGGCCGGAGATGCGGCAGTATTTCTTCGAGAGCGAAAAGGACGGCATGCCGTTCAGCCGCGATACGCGCGCGCTGGTCTATCAGCGCGCCAAGATGGTGCTCGACAAGCGCCCGTTCGGCACCCAGCGCGACGTCTATGAAGAGGGCTACGAATGGATGCACCATTCGATGGCGCCGAAGCCGCACGCCGAAGAACATTTTCGCGTTACTATCGGCGGGCCGGATTGCGCCAGGCCCTATTCGGCCTCGGTGTTCAACATCTCGGCGATGAGCTTCGGCGCGCTCAGCCCGAACGCGGTGCGGGCGCTCAATGCCGGCGCGAAAAAGGGCAACTTCGCCCATGACACCGGCGAGGGCGGCCTCAGCCCGTATCACCAGGAAATGGGCGGCGACCTGATCTGGGAAATCGGCTCCGGCTATTTCGGCTGCCGCAACCAGGACGGCACCTTCAACCCGCAGCAGTTCGCAGCGCGCGCCGCCGACCCGCAGGTCAAGATGGTCGAGCTGAAGATCAGCCAGGGCGCCAAGCCCGGCCACGGCGGCGTGCTGCCGGCGGCGAAAGTATCGGAAGAGATTTCGCGGATTCGCGGTGTGTCGATGGGCGAGGACTGCGTCTCGCCGTCCTATCACAAGGCGTTCTCGACACCGATCCAGATGATGGAATTCATCGGCGAGATGCGACGACTGTCCGGCGGCAAGCCGGCCGGTTTCAAGCTTTGCATCGGCCATCCCTGGGAGTTTCTCGCGATCTGCAAGGCGATGCTGCAGACCGGAATCTATCCGGATTTCATCGTGGTCGACGGCAAGGAAGGCGGCACCGGCGCGGCACCGCTGGAGTTCATGGACCATCTCGGCATGCCGATGCGCGAGGGCGTCAACTTCGTGCACAACGCTTTGGTCGGCATCGGCGCGCGCGACCGCATCAAGATCGGCGCGTCCGGCAAGATCGCGACCGCGTTCGATATCGCCCGCGCCATGGCGCTCGGCGCCGACTGGTGCAATTCGGCGCGCGGCTTCATGTTCTCGCTGGGCTGTATCCAGTCGCTGAGCTGCCACACCGATCGTTGTCCGACCGGCGTCACCACGCAGGACCCGGTGCGCAGCCGCGCTTTGGTGGTGCCGCTGAAGACCGATCGCGTCGCGAACTATCATCAGGCGACCCTGCACGCGCTGGCCGAACTGATTGCGGCGGCGGGGCTGGAGCACCCGCAGGACATCCAGCCGGTGCATTTCTCGCACCGCGCTTCCGGCACCGACGTGATGTCGTTCACGCGGCTGTATCCCCCGCTGCGCCCGCGCGAACTGCTCGACGGTACCAGCGACGCGCGGTTTCGCGAGGCGTGGGGGATGGCACGAGCGGATTCGTTTGCGGCGGCGGTCGGCTAA
- a CDS encoding ferredoxin--NADP reductase, with amino-acid sequence MSAFHHATVLSVKHWTDTLFSFTATRDAGFRFQNGQFVMIGLEVEGKPLLRAYSMASANHEPELEFFSIKVPNGPLTSRLQKIKEGDTILVGRKAVGTLINDNLLPGKRLLLLSTGTGLAPFASLIKDPEIYDKYEHVVLVHGCRQVSELAYGERLVETLQKDELFGELMQDKLIYYPTVTREPFRNRGRITDLITSERLFNDIGLKPLNIEEDRVMMCGSPHMLEDLKNLFESRGFTEGSTSTPGHFVIEKAFVER; translated from the coding sequence ATGAGCGCCTTCCATCACGCGACAGTTCTTTCCGTCAAGCACTGGACGGACACGCTTTTCTCCTTCACCGCCACCCGCGATGCCGGCTTCCGCTTCCAGAACGGCCAGTTCGTGATGATCGGCCTCGAAGTCGAGGGCAAGCCGCTGCTGCGCGCCTACAGCATGGCGAGCGCCAATCATGAGCCGGAGCTGGAGTTCTTCTCCATCAAGGTGCCGAACGGCCCGCTGACCTCGCGGCTGCAGAAGATCAAGGAAGGCGACACCATCCTGGTCGGCCGCAAGGCGGTCGGCACGCTGATCAACGACAATCTGCTGCCCGGCAAGCGACTGCTGCTGCTGTCGACCGGCACCGGCCTCGCGCCTTTTGCCAGCCTGATCAAGGATCCGGAAATCTACGACAAATACGAGCACGTCGTGCTGGTGCATGGCTGCCGCCAGGTGTCCGAACTGGCCTATGGCGAACGCCTGGTCGAGACGCTGCAGAAGGACGAATTGTTCGGCGAGCTGATGCAGGACAAGTTAATCTATTACCCGACGGTGACCCGTGAGCCGTTCCGCAACCGCGGCCGCATCACCGACCTGATCACCTCCGAGCGGCTGTTCAATGACATCGGCCTTAAGCCGCTGAACATCGAGGAAGACCGCGTCATGATGTGCGGCAGCCCGCACATGCTGGAAGACCTCAAGAACCTGTTCGAGAGCCGCGGCTTCACCGAAGGCAGCACCAGCACGCCCGGCCATTTCGTGATCGAGAAGGCTTTCGTCGAGCGCTGA
- a CDS encoding ATP-grasp domain-containing protein — MHPLQRLRAIKPAYYPDQSIYAEYACDVLGLDFSEMDDGTGLAFTVGSHGGSVAFGAGRGSFFPQNSATAATLANDKYLAGVVMARAGVATLGGQYFFLHERYSARRPPGHERADAIAHLHDLGGTAFLKPLAGSRGDFAQPVEGDAALRAYLNEVSRYYDAVLMQPVVDGREYRVFLLDGEVLYTVRKMPPVLVGDGVRTIGELLGSDAAALAQRGISSLPGAVDAALLGRILPDGASWRIPGRMNRSAGGSMHFADPDHAEAAFEVARRAATALGLRAAGIDLFTDIADDPADIRVIEVNANPSIRFLEDSGRDDLIVRVWRHTFASIGLLDV, encoded by the coding sequence ATGCATCCCCTTCAACGGCTTCGGGCGATCAAGCCCGCTTACTACCCGGACCAGTCAATCTATGCGGAATACGCATGCGACGTGCTGGGGCTGGATTTCAGCGAAATGGATGACGGAACCGGGTTGGCCTTCACCGTCGGCTCGCACGGCGGCAGCGTCGCGTTCGGCGCCGGGCGCGGCTCTTTCTTCCCGCAAAACAGCGCCACCGCGGCGACGCTGGCCAACGACAAATATCTGGCCGGCGTGGTGATGGCCCGCGCCGGCGTGGCGACCCTGGGCGGGCAGTATTTTTTCCTGCACGAGCGCTATAGCGCCCGCCGCCCGCCGGGCCACGAGCGCGCCGACGCGATCGCGCATCTGCACGATCTGGGTGGCACCGCCTTCCTCAAGCCGCTGGCAGGCTCGCGCGGCGATTTCGCCCAGCCCGTCGAAGGCGACGCCGCACTTCGCGCCTATCTCAATGAGGTCTCGCGCTATTATGATGCCGTTCTGATGCAGCCGGTCGTGGATGGCCGGGAATACCGCGTCTTCCTGCTCGACGGCGAGGTGCTGTACACGGTGCGGAAGATGCCGCCGGTGCTGGTCGGCGACGGCGTACGGACGATCGGCGAACTGCTCGGCAGCGATGCGGCGGCGCTGGCGCAGCGCGGTATTTCTTCCCTGCCCGGCGCGGTCGATGCCGCCCTGCTTGGCCGGATCTTGCCGGATGGCGCATCGTGGCGCATACCCGGACGCATGAATCGCAGCGCCGGTGGCAGCATGCACTTCGCCGATCCCGACCATGCCGAGGCGGCCTTCGAGGTTGCACGCCGTGCCGCCACGGCGCTCGGGCTGCGCGCCGCGGGGATCGACCTGTTCACGGACATCGCGGACGATCCCGCCGACATCCGCGTCATCGAGGTCAACGCCAATCCCTCGATCCGCTTTCTCGAGGACAGCGGCCGCGACGATCTGATCGTCAGGGTCTGGCGCCACACATTTGCATCGATCGGACTGCTCGATGTTTAA